Part of the Candidatus Poribacteria bacterium genome is shown below.
GAACGGGGCATGACGCTCCTCCTGAATATGGTCGAAAAGACACGAAACCTCTATGTCAGTTGAGATAAATTACTTCCGCCGACTGACAATATATCTGCCAGATCGTTTTTTAGGATCTCTTGTTTTATATCCTTTGGTTGGAACTCCCCACGGTGTTACGGGGTGTCTTCCACCAGCACTTTTTCCTTCGCCACCGCCATGCGGATGATCATGGGGATTCATTGCCACACCGCGCACTTTGGGACGATGTCCTTTCCATCGGTTTCGTCCTGCTTTACCGATAGATAGGTTTGCGTGATCAACATTACCGACCTGTCCAATCGTTGCCATACATGTCACAGGAAGCAAGCGAACTTCGCCGGAAGGCATTTGAATACGTGCGTACTTTCCTTCACGGTCTACTAATTGTGCCACAGCACCTGCGCTTCGTACGAGTTGCCCGCCTTTACCCGGCTGCATTTCTATGTTATGTATCGAAGTGCCGAGAGGGATCCTTTCAAGCGGCAAAGCGTTGCCAACTCTGATGGGCGCATCTGGTCCAGCGTTTAATACATCATCAACCTGTAGTCCTAGAGGTGCGATGATATAGCGTTTCTCTCCATCGGCGTAATGAAGCAGGGCAATACGGGCAGATCGACTCGGGTCATACTCGATCGAGGTAACCTTAGCGGGGATTCCACATTTATCACGCTTAAATTCAATAGCTCGATACCGTCGTTTATGACCACCACCGCGCCTACGGACGGTCATACGCCCCAACGAATTACGCCCCCCCTTTTTCTTTAATCCCGTTGTTAGCGATTTTTCGGATTGCCGCTGGGTCACCTCTTCAAAAGCGTCCCCTGTAATAAATCGACGACTGGGTGTGACGGGTGAATATGTTTTAACTGCCACGCTAAATCCCTCCTAGTAAGGCTTCAAACGTGCGTCGCTAGATTGTTTCAAAAGCCTCAATGATTGTTCCTTCAGTAACAGTGATGATTACCTTTTTCCAGTGAGGTCGTCGCCCCTGCCGATACCGCCAGAATTGTCCTTTGGTCTTCCCGCTAACCTGCATGG
Proteins encoded:
- the rplB gene encoding 50S ribosomal protein L2, translated to MAVKTYSPVTPSRRFITGDAFEEVTQRQSEKSLTTGLKKKGGRNSLGRMTVRRRGGGHKRRYRAIEFKRDKCGIPAKVTSIEYDPSRSARIALLHYADGEKRYIIAPLGLQVDDVLNAGPDAPIRVGNALPLERIPLGTSIHNIEMQPGKGGQLVRSAGAVAQLVDREGKYARIQMPSGEVRLLPVTCMATIGQVGNVDHANLSIGKAGRNRWKGHRPKVRGVAMNPHDHPHGGGEGKSAGGRHPVTPWGVPTKGYKTRDPKKRSGRYIVSRRK